One Narcine bancroftii isolate sNarBan1 chromosome 3, sNarBan1.hap1, whole genome shotgun sequence DNA window includes the following coding sequences:
- the LOC138758501 gene encoding transportin-2 isoform X1: MEWQPDEQGLQQVLQLLKDSQSPDTATQRAVQQKLEQLNQYPDFNNYLIFVLTRLKSEDEPTRSLSGLILKNNVKAHYQSFPQGVAEFIKQECLNNIGDASPLIRATIGILITTIASKGELQAWPELLPQLCNLLNSEDYNTCEGAFGALQKICEDSSEMLDSDALNRPLNIMIPKFLQFFKHCSAKIRSHAIACVNQFIIGRAQALMENVDTFIEHLFALATDEDSEVRKNVCRALVMLLEVRIDRLIPHMHSIIQYMLQRTQDTDENVALEACEFWLTLAEQPICKEALSGHLIQLIPILVNGMKYSEIDIILLKGDVEENDTVPDSEQDIKPRFHKSRTVTLQHEENATEEDEDFDDDDDTLSDWNLRKCSAAALDVLANVFRDDLLPHLLPLLKGLLFHPDWVVKESGILVLGAIAEGCMQGMVPYLPELIPHLIQCLPDKKALVRSIACWTLSRYAHWVVSQPPDQYLKPLMTELLKRILDGNKRVQEAACSAFATLEEEACTELVPYLSFILDTLVFAFGKYQHKNLLILYDAIGTLADSVGHHLNQPEYIQKLMPPLIQKWNELKDEDKDLFPLLECLSSVATALQSGFLPYCEPVYQRCVTLVQKTLAQAMMYNTQPDQYEAPDKDFMIVALDLLSGLAEGLGGSVEQLVARSNIMTLLFQCMQDTMPEVRQSSFALLGDLTKACFQHVKPCIAEFMPILGTNLNPEFISVCNNATWAIGEICMQMGAEMQPYVSLVLNNLVEIINRPNTPKTLLENTAITIGRLGFVCPQEVAPMLQQFIRPWCTSLRNIRDNEEKDSAFRGICMMIGVNPGGVVQDFIFFCDAVASWVSPKDDLREMFYKILHGFKEQVGEQNWQQFSEQFPPLLKERLSAFYGV, translated from the exons AAATTGGAGCAGCTGAACCAGTATCCAGACTTCAACAACTATCTAATTTTTGTCCTGACTAGACTGAAATCTGAAG ATGAACCAACGCGCTCCCTCAGTGGCCTCATTCTCAAGAACAATGTGAAGGCTCATTACCAGAGTTTTCCCCAGGGTGTTGCTGAGTTCATCAAACAGGAATGTTTAAATAACATCGGAGATGCCTCTCCACTCATCAGAGCAACTATAG GCATTTTGATCACCACTATTGCATCAAAGGGAGAGCTACAGGCTTGGCCAGAACTACTTCCTCAACTCTGTAACCTGCTCAACTCTGAAGACTACAATACCTGTGAGGGTGCTTTTGGAGCTTTGCAAAAGATTTGTGAGGATTCCTCTGAAATGCTGGACAGTGATGCTTTGAATAGACCGCTCAACATCATGATTCCCAAGTTCCTCcagtttttcaaacattgtagtgCCAAGATCAG ATCCCATGCAATCGCTTGTGTGAATCAGTTCATCATCGGCAGGGCCCAGGCACTTATGGAAAATGTTGATACTTTCATTGAG CACTTATTTGCATTGGCGacagatgaggattcagaggtgaGGAAAAATGTATGTCGGGCATTGGTAATGCTTCTGGAAGTTCGGATAGATCGCCTTATCCCTCACATGCATAGTATAATCCAG TACATGTTGCAGAGGACACAGGACACTGATGAAAATGTAGCATTGGAAGCATGTGAGTTCTGGCTGACATTGGCTGAACAGCCGATCTGCAAAGAGGCCCTATCAGGACACCTGATCCA GTTGATTCCAATTTTAGTGAATGGGATGAAATACTCGGAGATTGACATAATCCTTTTAAAG GGTGATGTAGAGGAGAACGACACCGTTCCGGACAGCGAGCAGGATATAAAGCCGCGCTTTCACAAATCTCGTACAGTCACCCTGCAACACGAGGAGAATGCCACCGAGGAGGATGAAGACTTTGATGACGATGACGACACTCTCTCAGACTGGAACCTGA GGAAGTGCTCAGCTGCTGCATTGGATGTCTTGGCCAATGTATTCCGAGATGATCTCCTGCCCCACCTTCTGCCACTGCTGAAAGGATTGCTATTCCATCCAGACTGGGTTGTTAAGGAGTCTGGAATCTTGGTCTTGGGGGCAATTGCTGAAG GTTGTATGCAAGGGATGGTTCCATACCTTCCAGAGTTAATCCCACATCTCATTCAGTGTCTTCCGGATAAGAAGGCACTGGTGCGCTCGATTGCCTGCTGGACATTGAGTCGCTATGCACACTGGGTTGTCAGTCAGCCACCAGATCAGTACCTCAAACCACTGATGACTGAACTTCTGAAACGAATCCTGGATGGAAATAAGCGGGTGCAAGAGGCTGCATGCAG TGCATTTGCTACCTTGGAGGAAGAGGCCTGCACTGAGCTGGTGCCATATCTCAGTTTCATCCTGGACACACTGGTATTTGCCTTTGGAAAATACCAGCACAAGAATCTACTAATCTTGTATGATGCTATTGGCACTCTGGCTGACTCCGTGGGACATCATCTCAATCAGCCG GAATACATCCAGAAGCTAATGCCGCCACTAATTCAGAAATGGAATGAGCTCAAGGATGAAGATAAGGATCTCTTTCCTCTATTGGAG TGTCTCTCATCAGTGGCCACAGCTCTGCAGAGTGGCTTCCTCCCATACTGTGAGCCTGTTTATCAACGTTGTGTCACACTTGTTCAGAAAACACTAGCCCAGGCTATG ATGTACAATACTCAACCTGATCAATATGAAGCACCAGACAAGGACTTCATGATTGTGGCCCTGGATCTGCTGAGTGGCTTGGCGGAGGGACTCGGTGGCAGTGTGGAGCAGCTGGTAGCTCGGAGTAACATCATGACTCTTTTATTTCAGTGCATGCAG GACACCATGCCAGAGGTTCGTCAGAGTTCGTTTGCACTTTTGGGagatctcaccaaagcctgttTCCAGCATGTTAAACCATGTATAG CTGAGTTCATGCCAATCTTGGGAACCAATCTAAACCCGGAGTTTATTTCTGTGTGTAACAATGCCACTTGGGCAATTGGGGAGATCTGCATGCAGATGG GTGCTGAGATGCAGCCATATGTATCACTAGTGCTGAATAACTTGGTGGAGATCATCAACAGACCAAATACTCCCAAGACTCTGCTTGAAAACACTG ctatAACCATTGGACGATTGGGTTTCGTGTGTCCTCAGGAAGTAGCACCCATGCTGCAGCAGTTCATCAGGCCATG GTGCACATCTTTGAGAAACATTCGGGACAACGAAGAGAAGGATTCTGCATTCCGTGGGATTTGTATGATGATTGGCGTGAATCCAGGGGGAGTGGTACAG GACTTCATCTTTTTCTGTGATGCCGTCGCGTCATGGGTGAGCCCAAAGGATGACCTCAGAGAGATGTTTTACAAG